Proteins encoded in a region of the Pseudomonas sp. GOM7 genome:
- a CDS encoding Hcp family type VI secretion system effector: protein MPTPAYLSLEGTKQGLITAGTFTEDSVGNIFQEGHEDQILVQAYNHQVIIPRDPQSGQPTGQRVHKPLMITKVFDKSSPLIFNALTSGERLNKCRLEWYRTSSTGTQEHYFTIELEDAVIVDVQSRMPNCQDPNMAHFTHLEDVYFTYRKIVWTHEVSGTSGSDDWRTPISA, encoded by the coding sequence ATGCCAACACCCGCGTATCTGTCCCTCGAAGGCACCAAACAAGGTCTGATCACCGCTGGCACCTTCACCGAAGACTCGGTCGGCAACATCTTCCAGGAAGGTCATGAAGACCAGATTCTGGTGCAAGCCTACAACCACCAGGTCATCATCCCCCGCGATCCGCAGTCCGGCCAACCCACCGGCCAGCGCGTGCACAAGCCGCTGATGATCACCAAGGTCTTCGACAAGTCCTCGCCGCTGATCTTCAACGCCCTGACCTCCGGTGAGCGTCTGAACAAGTGCCGCCTGGAGTGGTACCGCACCTCCTCCACCGGTACCCAGGAGCACTACTTCACCATCGAGCTGGAAGACGCCGTGATCGTCGACGTGCAGTCGCGGATGCCGAACTGCCAGGACCCGAACATGGCCCACTTCACTCACCTGGAAGACGTCTACTTCACCTACCGCAAGATCGTCTGGACTCACGAAGTCTCCGGCACTTCCGGCTCCGACGACTGGCGTACGCCGATCTCTGCCTAA
- a CDS encoding acetolactate synthase large subunit, with translation MNGAESLIKAAVASGIEYCFANPGTTEIPLVAAMGAEPALKPVLSMFEGVCTGAADGYGRIAGKPAMTLTHLGPGFANGIANLHNARRANTPIVNVIGDHASWHVNYDPPLASDIDALAGAVSGWVRTSRHAQRIGEDLQCAVQAAWQPRGQIASLVLPMDLQANTVDAEALRFAPLQAPVRRFAGDKVERVAAELKAGKRLVFIVGDDGLTAAGLEAAGRLAQLDGVRLFAETFPRVSHRGGGLPDLDRLPYFPEVAIEILDQYDLVVCAGVPEPISYFGYEGIASRLAERDRLLSLAEVGDDVTGALAALADALEAPAHIPCEQGIELPPADEALTPQSVGRVLAAALPHDCIVSIEGGTCGYPFFTASAGAARHRVLTNTGGAIGQGIPAGFGAALAEPGNTVFCLQSDGSAQYTIQTLWSIAREQLPVIILIAANHRYAILQNELRRYGVTDFGPQALALTELDRPRVDWKALAKGYGVPASSVRSNLELRQALATAIASAAPCLIEMEL, from the coding sequence ATGAATGGTGCCGAATCGCTCATCAAGGCCGCTGTCGCCAGCGGTATCGAGTACTGCTTCGCCAACCCCGGAACCACCGAGATACCGCTGGTCGCGGCCATGGGCGCAGAGCCTGCGCTGAAACCTGTGCTGTCGATGTTCGAGGGCGTCTGCACCGGCGCCGCCGACGGCTATGGGCGTATCGCCGGCAAGCCGGCCATGACCCTGACTCATCTCGGCCCGGGCTTTGCCAACGGCATCGCCAACCTGCACAACGCGCGCCGCGCCAATACGCCGATCGTCAATGTGATCGGCGACCACGCCTCCTGGCACGTCAACTACGACCCGCCCCTGGCCAGCGATATCGACGCCCTGGCCGGCGCGGTGTCCGGCTGGGTGCGCACTTCGCGTCATGCGCAGCGCATCGGCGAGGATCTGCAATGCGCCGTGCAGGCGGCCTGGCAGCCGCGCGGGCAGATCGCCAGCCTGGTGCTGCCGATGGATCTGCAGGCCAACACGGTGGATGCCGAGGCGCTGCGTTTCGCTCCGCTACAGGCGCCGGTGCGGCGCTTCGCCGGTGACAAGGTGGAGCGCGTGGCGGCCGAACTCAAGGCTGGCAAGCGCCTGGTGTTCATCGTTGGTGATGACGGCCTGACGGCGGCTGGCCTGGAAGCGGCTGGGCGCCTGGCCCAGCTCGATGGCGTGCGTTTGTTCGCAGAAACCTTCCCGCGGGTCAGCCATCGCGGTGGCGGCCTGCCTGATCTGGATCGTCTGCCGTACTTCCCGGAAGTGGCCATCGAGATTCTCGACCAGTACGACCTGGTGGTGTGCGCCGGCGTGCCGGAGCCGATCAGCTATTTCGGTTACGAAGGCATCGCCTCGCGCCTGGCCGAGCGTGATCGCCTGCTGTCGCTGGCCGAGGTCGGCGACGATGTGACCGGTGCGCTCGCTGCTCTGGCCGATGCCCTCGAGGCCCCGGCGCATATTCCCTGCGAGCAGGGTATCGAGCTGCCGCCGGCCGACGAGGCGTTGACGCCGCAATCGGTCGGGCGCGTGCTGGCCGCCGCGCTGCCGCATGATTGCATCGTCTCCATCGAAGGCGGCACCTGCGGTTACCCCTTCTTCACCGCCTCGGCCGGTGCCGCCCGCCATCGCGTGCTGACCAACACCGGCGGTGCCATCGGTCAGGGCATCCCGGCCGGTTTCGGCGCGGCCCTGGCCGAGCCGGGCAATACGGTGTTCTGCCTGCAATCCGACGGCAGCGCGCAGTACACCATCCAGACCCTGTGGAGCATCGCCCGCGAGCAGTTGCCGGTGATCATCCTGATCGCCGCCAACCACCGCTACGCGATCCTGCAGAACGAGCTGCGCCGCTATGGCGTCACCGACTTCGGCCCGCAGGCGCTGGCATTGACCGAGCTGGATCGCCCACGCGTGGACTGGAAGGCCCTGGCCAAGGGCTACGGCGTGCCGGCCAGCAGCGTGCGCAGCAACCTCGAACTGCGTCAGGCGCTGGCGACTGCCATCGCCAGCGCCGCGCCCTGCCTGATCGAAATGGAGCTGTGA
- a CDS encoding IclR family transcriptional regulator, with protein sequence MSSLSKTLGVLDLFGPQQLQLDPETIAERMGLSRATVYRYVKDLCEAGLLSRVGAGNYALGPRIIELDWMMRQYDPILIAGREPMQRLAEETGLAVFASVFYDGHIINTYITDPNEQHHFAFGRGHPLPLFRGAQSKVLVAYQKGRRLLKLFEEQISRDPDNPYSQRSWSEFARAAKKIRKDGYCITHDELNLGLTGIAAPIIVTDGKEVVGSISAVGSTDTFKLLRQERVIDLVIQTTRIIAANMQAQQTGKEV encoded by the coding sequence ATGAGCAGCTTGAGCAAGACCCTGGGGGTGCTGGATCTGTTCGGCCCGCAGCAACTGCAGCTAGATCCGGAAACCATCGCCGAGCGCATGGGGCTGTCGCGCGCCACGGTCTACCGTTACGTCAAGGATCTCTGTGAGGCCGGCCTGCTGAGCCGTGTCGGAGCCGGCAACTACGCCCTCGGCCCACGCATCATCGAGCTGGACTGGATGATGCGGCAGTACGACCCCATCCTCATCGCCGGTCGTGAACCCATGCAGCGCCTGGCCGAGGAAACCGGCCTGGCGGTGTTCGCCAGCGTTTTCTACGACGGCCACATCATCAACACCTACATCACCGACCCCAACGAGCAGCACCACTTCGCCTTCGGCCGTGGCCATCCCCTGCCGCTGTTTCGCGGTGCGCAATCGAAGGTGCTGGTGGCTTACCAGAAGGGCCGGCGCCTGCTCAAACTGTTCGAGGAGCAGATTTCCAGGGATCCCGACAACCCCTACAGCCAGCGCAGTTGGTCGGAGTTCGCCCGCGCGGCAAAGAAGATTCGCAAGGACGGCTACTGCATCACCCATGACGAACTGAACCTGGGCCTGACCGGCATCGCCGCGCCGATCATCGTCACCGATGGCAAGGAAGTGGTCGGCAGCATCTCGGCCGTGGGCAGCACCGACACCTTCAAACTGCTGCGCCAGGAGCGCGTCATCGACCTGGTGATCCAGACCACGCGCATCATCGCCGCCAACATGCAGGCGCAGCAGACGGGCAAAGAGGTCTGA
- a CDS encoding DUF4123 domain-containing protein — protein sequence MSTKHWLLLERTEHLLPELYRLGEDPDPVRLFDDTELAACEEESPLLIHAQANPSLLAAVQGEPLAWPGLLLETPATTQELLAHLRHILFIRFDQERRGVLRYSRPRTASYLFPACDAESLATWLGPIQRLSWYGGTWHELANGQAAWRHVENQQANRWQPTASAQELHLSAMQEQALQRQQGEHFLYQWWEQQRGIGFQTAWDYLSAGMQTGFVTAESLSAYLDLRHANPHATPPVALPHGTDQERLDALARHLTQTTDKESSV from the coding sequence ATGAGCACCAAGCACTGGTTACTGCTGGAGCGTACGGAGCATTTGCTCCCCGAACTTTATCGGCTCGGGGAGGATCCTGATCCGGTACGCCTGTTCGACGACACCGAGCTAGCGGCCTGTGAGGAAGAAAGCCCCCTGCTGATCCATGCGCAGGCCAATCCCTCATTGCTGGCTGCCGTGCAGGGCGAACCACTCGCCTGGCCCGGCCTGTTGCTGGAAACCCCAGCAACGACGCAAGAGCTGCTGGCTCACCTGCGCCACATCCTGTTCATCCGCTTCGATCAGGAGCGCCGAGGCGTGCTGCGCTATTCGAGGCCTCGCACGGCCAGTTACCTCTTCCCAGCCTGCGACGCCGAAAGCCTTGCCACCTGGCTCGGCCCCATACAGCGCCTGAGTTGGTATGGCGGCACCTGGCATGAGCTTGCGAATGGCCAGGCAGCCTGGCGGCATGTCGAAAACCAGCAGGCAAACCGCTGGCAGCCAACGGCCAGCGCACAGGAGCTGCACTTGAGCGCCATGCAGGAGCAAGCCCTGCAACGCCAGCAGGGCGAGCACTTTCTTTACCAGTGGTGGGAACAGCAACGCGGTATTGGCTTCCAAACGGCCTGGGACTACCTGAGCGCCGGTATGCAGACCGGCTTCGTGACGGCTGAATCGCTGAGCGCCTACCTCGACCTGCGCCACGCCAACCCACACGCGACACCGCCAGTTGCGCTACCGCACGGCACCGATCAGGAACGCCTCGACGCACTCGCCAGGCACCTGACCCAAACGACAGACAAGGAAAGCAGCGTATGA
- the tssI gene encoding type VI secretion system Vgr family protein has product MFAPANQTHFSLSIEGVEHDLQVLEFSGREAISQPYAFSVALISERPDLDLESLLHQRAFLAFDQHGAGIHGLIHRIAQGESGQRMTRYHLTLVPQLAYLAHRTNQRIFQHLTVDKIISQVLEEHGIQADAYQFQLGSLYPEREYCVQYDETDLHFVQRLCEEEGIHYHFRHSVEGHVLTFGDDQTPFPRLAPLAYQQDTGLVADDPVIKHFGARVETRTSQVTRRDYDFEKPRLQLEAKADGDVQPKLEDYDYPGRYTDRERGKHLAKRALERHRHDFELAEGDGDSPTLVSGHFLELTEHPRSEWNQLWLLTEVQHEGKQPQVLEESVTSDTQPADGFTQGYRNRFTATPWDVPFRPLLAHPKPRLLGSQSAVVTGPAGEEIHCDQYGRVKVQFFWDREGQADDKTSCWLRVSSSWAGDRYGAITIPRIGMEVLVTFLEGDPDQPLVTGCLYHAEHVVPYDLPANKTRSVFKTLSSPGGGGYNELRIEDRKGAEQIYVHAQRDWDENIEHDQKIRVGNERHDTVEANTYSHFKAEEHRTTHADRKTEIKANDHLSVGDSQHIKLGNGQFIEAGQEIHLSSGLKVVLEAGSELTLKGGGSFIKLDGGGVTLVGPVIKVNSGGAPGNGSGAAPILPGAVRPADADVPGALLKQRLREELPIVELCQKPKGGTPLQCPLSDCPCRKAMNAGASA; this is encoded by the coding sequence ATGTTCGCCCCGGCCAATCAGACCCATTTCAGCCTGAGCATCGAAGGCGTCGAACACGACCTGCAGGTGCTCGAATTCAGCGGGCGCGAAGCCATCAGTCAGCCTTACGCCTTCAGCGTGGCGCTGATCAGCGAACGCCCCGACCTCGATCTGGAAAGCCTGCTGCACCAGCGCGCCTTTCTCGCCTTCGACCAACACGGCGCCGGCATCCACGGCCTTATCCACCGCATCGCCCAGGGTGAGTCCGGCCAGCGCATGACGCGCTACCACCTGACCCTGGTGCCGCAACTGGCCTACCTGGCCCACCGCACCAACCAACGCATCTTCCAGCACCTGACGGTGGACAAGATCATCAGCCAGGTGCTCGAGGAACACGGCATCCAGGCCGACGCTTATCAATTCCAGCTCGGTTCGCTCTACCCCGAGCGCGAGTACTGCGTGCAGTACGACGAGACGGATCTGCACTTCGTCCAGCGTCTGTGCGAAGAGGAAGGTATCCACTACCACTTCCGCCATAGCGTCGAGGGGCATGTACTGACCTTCGGCGATGACCAGACCCCGTTTCCGCGCCTGGCACCGCTGGCCTACCAGCAGGACACCGGCCTGGTGGCGGATGACCCGGTGATCAAGCACTTCGGCGCCCGGGTGGAAACCCGCACCAGCCAGGTCACCCGCCGCGACTACGACTTCGAGAAGCCGCGCCTGCAACTGGAGGCCAAGGCCGACGGTGACGTCCAGCCCAAGCTGGAAGACTACGACTACCCCGGCCGCTACACCGACCGCGAGCGCGGCAAGCACCTGGCCAAACGTGCCCTGGAGCGCCACCGCCACGACTTCGAGCTGGCCGAGGGCGACGGCGACTCGCCGACCCTGGTCAGCGGCCACTTTCTCGAACTGACCGAGCACCCGCGCAGCGAGTGGAACCAGCTCTGGCTGCTTACCGAAGTGCAACACGAAGGCAAGCAGCCGCAGGTGCTGGAAGAATCGGTCACCAGCGACACCCAGCCTGCCGACGGTTTCACCCAGGGCTACCGCAACCGCTTTACCGCCACGCCGTGGGACGTGCCCTTCCGCCCGCTGCTGGCCCACCCCAAGCCGCGCCTGCTTGGCAGCCAGAGCGCCGTGGTCACCGGCCCGGCCGGCGAAGAGATCCACTGCGACCAATATGGCCGCGTGAAAGTGCAATTCTTCTGGGATCGTGAAGGCCAGGCCGACGACAAGACCAGTTGCTGGCTGCGCGTCAGCTCTAGCTGGGCCGGTGACCGCTATGGCGCCATCACCATCCCGCGCATCGGTATGGAAGTGCTGGTCACCTTCCTCGAAGGCGACCCCGACCAGCCGCTGGTCACCGGCTGCCTGTACCACGCCGAACACGTGGTGCCCTACGACCTGCCGGCGAACAAGACCCGCAGCGTGTTCAAGACCCTCAGCAGCCCTGGGGGCGGTGGCTACAACGAACTGCGCATCGAAGACCGCAAGGGCGCCGAACAGATCTACGTCCACGCCCAGCGCGACTGGGACGAAAACATCGAGCATGACCAGAAGATCCGCGTCGGTAACGAGCGCCACGACACCGTCGAAGCCAATACCTATAGCCATTTCAAGGCCGAAGAACACCGCACCACCCACGCCGACCGCAAGACCGAGATCAAGGCCAACGACCACCTCAGCGTCGGCGACAGCCAGCACATCAAGCTCGGCAACGGCCAGTTCATCGAAGCCGGCCAGGAAATCCACCTCTCCAGCGGCCTGAAAGTGGTACTCGAAGCCGGCAGCGAACTGACCCTCAAGGGCGGCGGCAGCTTCATCAAGCTCGACGGCGGCGGCGTGACCCTGGTGGGGCCGGTGATCAAGGTCAACTCCGGTGGTGCGCCGGGCAACGGCTCGGGGGCGGCGCCCATCCTGCCGGGAGCGGTGAGGCCGGCGGATGCGGATGTACCGGGGGCGTTGCTCAAGCAGCGTCTGCGTGAAGAGCTGCCCATCGTCGAGCTCTGCCAGAAGCCCAAGGGCGGCACGCCGCTGCAATGCCCACTCTCCGACTGCCCTTGCCGCAAGGCCATGAACGCAGGAGCCAGCGCATGA
- a CDS encoding toxin VasX: MSNNVCALSKGAACEAGKLIVQVVGKDHPTTQKLVICDENNAPLTSLTQQDKPEIQTSDSFSSVLHVWDWEGQPKRNLWLEIESERGKPIRVPLLEGIRPTTRQAPGEAQWNQIVPVVPLTSMRGVLDDKAPGVPVLARPGYVYVFYHGKLWRELEIRQADGKTTFYDIDIKAYRQADGFRAGHREASGKALQDIWLPASWNNRSVRDVELAYAEIQLPAPRLARLEQDAELRAQRCQAFDMQALPRRFGEMAAGPDGRALLQALLGAMVLNNQAAMAPAVSAEARRRNLEGRPFPLALAAAQRPREPLYELQFEHPGHYLHNLAGDYPSTCQRKAQALLDAYERGEHGNPRGTPELDPLSLGLSRKLAELRGTTVDASQSDSEQAWKAQPAANDALAETRQRQVAGILVEDPLYRLRQLRDRVDAAQQVITLAAERASMQRHHGSALLVSNFILPLRMEGRPNPLSRFSKVLEQEGHQRIRHALAEPLTRHASLCYGKAQRSLGKCFESARYQQALGDLFCLDGFDYLGAFALTGQCLAAMLKPASDPQRLSFRRGSGDLQQLMLTIAESPSQPLHAMLWPPTSEQAVMAPYRKPEGPEENQGDGRFRPLALAALEKKALVGSGTLQLLEARALVTAAEQGAFNTLVGLKSTVNAVMSVLGTLLGVLQKAEDAVAEAQLTEARVKNQQEQTTRQREETARDQGEMRSKAQLGRIDAYRARSIQQARAMLPDTLGNLHFARTGRVNERDLMVVRPEVLGFDIQQRATRMTGTLHDGDTPVATTSAGQARAAGMALEKQEMLLVVLPNRDALAQRLLALEQQLNELYQAEIELERQKALFDKARNDPLVVNHSALRQKVYRTLNTPILPAFLLMVEGWNVKAELQAIKKTERLRSRSRANFGMGSAALDAAIALELLIERSAENTRIVQAAIEKLDHKLFKIPGSQGKLLATHVTGRILLGAGAAGLFAGISLADALHEFALGDEAGWGYMLMAAGGLSAFAGAFMAGPAAGAPLLALGPGGWAVAIGLALTLAGLGLVWWLDDTPVEEWLKLGPFGKDQPGLLPFMSSERPAHLLDEHEAFYRLVGLFAGIRIEIAANPHQQQALQGYPAPGEEAWFHAMRRANIRISLRSNLPGLAGALGQSQLKLSTRLRLHTNHSSPDGSYENSQLVRGQAYDLDTSAKQAGSKPPCLARQVLTPEGLELYMEQPVTPASERHGGVGLYYRYSWAVRAQLIADNGKRKWYFPAPAPTDPLRYDPNRPAHTRPDFGSTGQAFWADEQTYKADKRNDR, encoded by the coding sequence ATGAGCAACAACGTATGCGCACTGAGCAAAGGCGCCGCCTGCGAGGCCGGCAAGCTCATCGTCCAGGTAGTGGGCAAGGATCACCCGACCACGCAGAAACTGGTGATCTGCGATGAGAACAATGCGCCGCTGACCAGCCTGACCCAGCAGGACAAACCGGAAATCCAGACCAGCGACAGCTTCAGTAGCGTATTGCATGTGTGGGACTGGGAAGGGCAGCCCAAGCGCAATCTTTGGCTGGAAATCGAAAGCGAGCGCGGCAAGCCTATCCGCGTTCCCCTGCTTGAAGGCATACGCCCCACAACACGCCAAGCGCCTGGTGAGGCTCAGTGGAATCAGATAGTCCCAGTCGTCCCACTGACCTCAATGCGTGGCGTACTCGATGACAAGGCACCAGGGGTGCCCGTGCTAGCACGCCCCGGTTACGTTTATGTCTTCTACCACGGCAAGCTCTGGCGGGAACTGGAAATTCGCCAGGCCGATGGCAAAACCACCTTCTATGACATCGATATCAAGGCCTATCGACAAGCCGATGGGTTCCGTGCGGGCCATCGCGAAGCCAGTGGTAAAGCACTGCAGGACATCTGGCTACCCGCGAGCTGGAACAACCGCTCCGTACGTGATGTGGAACTGGCCTATGCAGAAATCCAGTTGCCCGCGCCACGTCTCGCTCGCCTGGAGCAGGATGCCGAGCTGAGAGCTCAACGCTGTCAGGCCTTCGACATGCAGGCTCTACCCCGGCGCTTTGGCGAAATGGCCGCAGGGCCGGATGGTCGTGCCTTACTGCAAGCTCTATTGGGTGCAATGGTGCTCAACAACCAGGCCGCCATGGCACCTGCTGTCAGCGCCGAGGCGCGCCGCCGCAACTTGGAAGGCCGCCCGTTCCCCCTCGCTCTGGCCGCAGCACAGCGCCCCAGGGAACCTCTGTACGAGTTACAGTTCGAGCACCCCGGCCACTACTTGCACAACTTGGCGGGTGATTATCCAAGCACTTGCCAACGCAAGGCCCAGGCGCTGCTCGATGCTTACGAACGCGGGGAGCACGGCAACCCGCGCGGAACGCCCGAACTCGACCCACTCAGCCTCGGCCTCAGCCGCAAGCTGGCGGAACTGCGTGGCACGACCGTGGATGCAAGTCAAAGCGACAGCGAGCAAGCTTGGAAGGCCCAGCCGGCCGCCAATGATGCGCTGGCCGAGACTCGTCAGCGACAGGTCGCCGGCATACTGGTCGAAGATCCGCTCTACCGGCTTCGCCAGTTGCGCGACCGGGTCGACGCCGCCCAGCAGGTCATCACCCTGGCTGCAGAAAGAGCCAGCATGCAACGCCACCACGGCAGCGCCTTGCTCGTCAGCAACTTCATCCTGCCCCTGCGCATGGAGGGGCGCCCCAACCCACTGAGCCGCTTTTCCAAGGTACTGGAGCAGGAAGGCCACCAGCGCATTCGCCATGCCCTGGCGGAACCCCTGACACGCCACGCTAGCCTCTGTTATGGCAAGGCCCAGCGCAGTCTTGGCAAGTGCTTCGAGAGTGCCCGCTATCAGCAAGCCCTTGGCGATCTGTTCTGCCTGGACGGCTTCGACTACCTTGGCGCCTTCGCCCTGACCGGGCAGTGCTTGGCGGCCATGCTCAAGCCCGCCAGCGATCCGCAACGGCTCAGCTTCCGACGCGGCTCCGGCGATTTGCAGCAACTGATGCTGACCATTGCCGAATCCCCCAGCCAACCACTGCACGCCATGCTCTGGCCACCGACCAGCGAGCAGGCGGTGATGGCACCCTACCGTAAACCGGAGGGGCCCGAGGAAAACCAAGGCGATGGCCGTTTCCGCCCTCTGGCGCTTGCGGCCCTGGAAAAAAAAGCTCTGGTCGGCTCCGGCACCCTGCAACTGCTGGAGGCACGCGCCCTCGTCACGGCGGCGGAGCAGGGAGCCTTCAATACCTTGGTGGGCCTGAAAAGTACGGTCAACGCCGTCATGAGCGTATTGGGCACCTTACTGGGTGTACTTCAGAAGGCAGAGGACGCCGTGGCCGAAGCGCAGCTCACAGAAGCCCGCGTGAAAAACCAGCAGGAACAGACGACCAGGCAACGCGAGGAGACAGCTCGAGATCAAGGGGAAATGCGCTCCAAAGCACAATTGGGACGTATCGATGCCTACCGGGCTCGGAGTATTCAGCAAGCCCGTGCGATGCTGCCCGACACCCTGGGCAACCTGCACTTCGCTCGTACTGGTCGAGTCAATGAGCGCGACCTGATGGTCGTCCGTCCCGAGGTACTGGGCTTTGACATCCAGCAGCGCGCCACCCGTATGACCGGCACCCTCCACGACGGCGACACCCCTGTTGCCACCACCAGCGCCGGGCAGGCCCGCGCGGCCGGCATGGCGCTGGAAAAGCAGGAGATGCTGCTGGTGGTGCTACCCAATCGCGATGCCCTTGCCCAGCGCCTGCTGGCACTCGAGCAGCAACTGAACGAGCTATATCAGGCGGAAATCGAGCTGGAGCGGCAGAAGGCACTCTTTGACAAGGCGCGCAACGACCCTCTTGTGGTCAATCATTCGGCGCTGCGACAGAAGGTCTATCGCACACTCAATACGCCGATATTGCCGGCTTTTCTGCTGATGGTCGAAGGGTGGAATGTGAAGGCTGAGTTGCAGGCCATCAAAAAAACGGAACGGCTGCGCAGTAGGTCAAGAGCAAACTTTGGGATGGGTAGCGCTGCTCTCGATGCAGCTATTGCTCTGGAGCTTCTAATTGAGCGTTCAGCAGAAAACACAAGGATCGTACAGGCCGCAATCGAGAAGCTGGATCACAAACTTTTCAAGATTCCAGGCAGCCAGGGCAAGCTGCTGGCCACCCATGTGACCGGGCGCATATTGCTGGGCGCTGGGGCTGCGGGTCTGTTCGCGGGAATCAGCCTGGCCGACGCGCTGCATGAGTTCGCTCTGGGGGACGAGGCCGGCTGGGGCTATATGCTGATGGCCGCCGGGGGGCTTAGCGCTTTCGCTGGCGCATTTATGGCCGGCCCTGCTGCTGGCGCTCCTCTGCTCGCCCTGGGGCCGGGCGGCTGGGCCGTGGCCATCGGCCTGGCCCTGACCCTAGCCGGCCTGGGCCTGGTCTGGTGGCTGGACGATACCCCCGTCGAGGAATGGCTCAAGCTCGGTCCCTTTGGCAAGGATCAACCCGGCCTCCTGCCCTTTATGAGCAGCGAGCGCCCCGCCCACCTATTGGATGAGCACGAGGCCTTCTACCGTCTGGTCGGTTTGTTCGCCGGTATTCGCATCGAGATTGCCGCCAACCCTCATCAGCAGCAGGCACTACAAGGCTATCCGGCACCTGGCGAGGAGGCCTGGTTCCATGCCATGCGCCGGGCCAATATCCGCATCAGCCTGCGCAGCAACCTGCCCGGCCTGGCCGGCGCGCTCGGGCAGAGCCAACTCAAGCTAAGCACCCGCCTGCGCCTGCATACCAACCACTCCAGCCCGGATGGCAGTTATGAGAACAGCCAGCTAGTAAGGGGCCAGGCATACGACCTCGACACCAGCGCCAAGCAGGCCGGCAGCAAGCCGCCCTGCTTGGCCCGCCAGGTGCTGACGCCCGAAGGGCTGGAACTCTATATGGAGCAACCCGTCACACCCGCCAGCGAGCGCCACGGCGGCGTCGGCCTGTATTACCGCTATAGCTGGGCGGTACGCGCCCAACTGATCGCCGATAACGGTAAACGTAAGTGGTACTTCCCGGCACCAGCGCCCACCGACCCGCTGCGTTATGATCCCAACCGCCCTGCCCATACCCGTCCTGACTTCGGCAGTACCGGGCAGGCCTTCTGGGCCGATGAGCAAACCTACAAGGCCGACAAGCGAAACGACCGATGA